GCCATGAGTCGCATCACCGTGGTGAGAGCCCGCGAGATCCTCGACTCGCGCGGCAACCCGACGCTCGAGGTGGATGTCCGGACCGAATCCGGCGCGGCGGGCCGCGCGGCCGTGCCTTCGGGCGCATCGACCGGCAGCCGCGAGGCGCTCGAGCTGCGCGACGGCGGCAAGCGCTACCGCGGCAAGGGCGTACAGCGCGCGGTCGAGCACGTGAACGGCGAGCTCGCGCGCGCGGTGGCGGGGCTCGAGCTGGGCGGCCTCTCCGAGCAGGCCG
The sequence above is drawn from the Myxococcota bacterium genome and encodes:
- the eno gene encoding phosphopyruvate hydratase (catalyzes the formation of phosphoenolpyruvate from 2-phospho-D-glycerate in glycolysis), whose protein sequence is MSRITVVRAREILDSRGNPTLEVDVRTESGAAGRAAVPSGASTGSREALELRDGGKRYRGKGVQRAVEHVNGELARAVAGLELGGLSEQA